The Cygnus atratus isolate AKBS03 ecotype Queensland, Australia chromosome 12, CAtr_DNAZoo_HiC_assembly, whole genome shotgun sequence genome has a segment encoding these proteins:
- the ZDHHC1 gene encoding palmitoyltransferase ZDHHC1 isoform X1, producing the protein MNICNKPPNKTAPENFGEAVPEVQVQHARRNGWSWPLHPFQIIAWLLYLFFALVGFGILVPLLPLHWLPAGYIDSVWTKKCGPVPTACTWGSDSVVHLTAVSIDPADANVREKNYLGPLATFNRNQHAHVIENHHCHVCDVNVSAKSKHCGTCNKCVCGFDHHCKWLNNCVGERNYWFFLNSVLSAILGLGLLLLVACYVFVEFFINPMMLRSDQHYEVLKNHTDVWFVFLPAAPVETGAPAILVPAGTFILLSLVTVFLLGHLLTFHIYLMWNKLTTYEYILQQRPQQEAKEADKQLESCPSQVIPSQEVDFFSGNPGYTDPGIQVEDFATVTSGKGFSKLYIHNDEADPEQTTSPDLPSLHFAVPSQRQKKRRKKTHKTSSAATESRSKTHARPWPSFPGPQSEFPATAAATSSSHSLRLVVPAFPLRAAVPPSSTGPIQAAGPPADYHSESAESMDEIPVAQTHLGNTAPHGPSKNSSSNAQHYPVSTDNPRGDREKNLYSGHKVKRKRCQQDRHMEQDLELFSKIPAVFVSKSSGEPQLSQPQPAGNTSEPHHRKCTSKQHLGRHNPRLKDIRTNTTVA; encoded by the exons atgAATATCTGCAATAAGCCTCCTAATAAGACAGCTCCAGAGAATTTCGGCGAAGCTGTTCCTGAGGTGCAGGTCCAACACGCTCGAAGGAATGGCTGGAGCTGGCCTCTGCACCCTTTCCAGATTATTGCCTGGTTGCTGTACCTCTTCTTTGCACTGGTTGGCTTTGGAATCCTTGTTCCTCTCCTGCCCCTCCACTGGCTGCCCGCTGGCTATATC GATTCTGTATGGACTAAGAAGTGTGGACCTGTGCCAACAGCCTGCACATGGGGGTCAGATTCTG TTGTTCATCTTACTGCAGTCTCCATTGACCCTGCGGATGCAAATGTGCGAGAAAAAAACTATCTAGGGCCTCTGGCCACCTTCAATCGTAATCAACATGCACATGTCATTGAAAACCATCATTGCCATGTCTGTGATGTAAATGT GAGTGCCAAATCAAAGCACTGTGGAACTTGcaataaatgtgtgtgtggcTTTGATCACCACTGCAAATGGCTCAACAACTGTGTGGGAGAGAGGAATTACTG GTTCTTTTTGAATAGTGTGCTGTCTGCCATTCTGGGCCTTGGGCTTCTGCTGCTCGTTGCTTGCTACGTCTTTGTGGAGTTCTTCATTAACCCCATGATGCTTCGCTCTGACCAGCACTACGAAG TTCTAAAGAACCACACGGACGTCTGGTTTGtgtttcttcctgctgctcctgttgAGACTGGGGCTCCAGCCATTTTGGTTCCAGCTGGGACTTTTATTCTACTGAGCCTAGTGACCGTGTTCCTGCTAGGCCACCTCTTGACCTTTCACATCTATCTTA TGTGGAACAAGCTGACTACGTATGAGTACATCCTGCAGCAGCGTCCCCAGCAAGAGGCTAAAGAGGCAGACAAGCAACTGGAATCTTGTCCCTCCCAAGTGATCCCCAGTCAG gaagtGGACTTTTTTTCAGGTAACCCTGGCTATACAGACCCTGGTATTCAGGTAGAGGACTTTGCAACAGTAACTTCAGGAAAAGG CTTTTCAAAGCTCTACATCCACAATGATGAAGCTGATCCTGAGCAGACCACCTCTCCTGACCTCCCATCTCTTCACTTTGCCGTCCCTTCACAG agacagaagaaaagacgAAAGAAGACGCACAAGACTTCTTCTGCAGCAACGGAGAGCAGATCTAAAACACATGCTAGACCTTGGCCCTCTTTCCCAGGTCCTCAGTCAG AGTTtccagccacagctgctgccacctcctcttCCCACAGTCTTCGCCTCGTAGTGCCAGCTTTCCCTCTGAGAGCTGctgtgccccccagcagcactggtCCCATCCAGGCGGCGGGACCCCCGGCTGACTATCACTCAGAGTCTGCTGAGTCCATGGATGAAATTCCTGTGGCTCAGACTCACCTTGGGAACACAGCCCCTCATGGTCCTTCTAAGAATAGCTCAAGCAATGCTCAGCATTATCCTGTGTCCACGGACAATCCCAGAGGTGACAGGGAGAAGAACCTGTATTCTGGGCACaaggtaaaaaggaaaaggtgcCAGCAAGACAGACACATGGAACAAGACCTGGAACTTTTTTCTAAGATTCCTGCTGTGTTTGTAAGTAAGAGCAGTGGAGAACCTCAACTGtcacagccccagcctgctgggaACACATCTGAGCCACACCACAGAAAATGCACCAGCAAGCAGCATTTGGGCAGACACAATCCACGCTTAAAGGACATAAGGACAAACACCACAGTGGCCTAG
- the ZDHHC1 gene encoding palmitoyltransferase ZDHHC1 isoform X4, producing MNICNKPPNKTAPENFGEAVPEVQVQHARRNGWSWPLHPFQIIAWLLYLFFALVGFGILVPLLPLHWLPAGYIDSVWTKKCGPVPTACTWGSDSVVHLTAVSIDPADANVREKNYLGPLATFNRNQHAHVIENHHCHVCDVNVFFLNSVLSAILGLGLLLLVACYVFVEFFINPMMLRSDQHYEVLKNHTDVWFVFLPAAPVETGAPAILVPAGTFILLSLVTVFLLGHLLTFHIYLMWNKLTTYEYILQQRPQQEAKEADKQLESCPSQVIPSQEVDFFSGNPGYTDPGIQVEDFATVTSGKGFSKLYIHNDEADPEQTTSPDLPSLHFAVPSQRQKKRRKKTHKTSSAATESRSKTHARPWPSFPGPQSEFPATAAATSSSHSLRLVVPAFPLRAAVPPSSTGPIQAAGPPADYHSESAESMDEIPVAQTHLGNTAPHGPSKNSSSNAQHYPVSTDNPRGDREKNLYSGHKVKRKRCQQDRHMEQDLELFSKIPAVFVSKSSGEPQLSQPQPAGNTSEPHHRKCTSKQHLGRHNPRLKDIRTNTTVA from the exons atgAATATCTGCAATAAGCCTCCTAATAAGACAGCTCCAGAGAATTTCGGCGAAGCTGTTCCTGAGGTGCAGGTCCAACACGCTCGAAGGAATGGCTGGAGCTGGCCTCTGCACCCTTTCCAGATTATTGCCTGGTTGCTGTACCTCTTCTTTGCACTGGTTGGCTTTGGAATCCTTGTTCCTCTCCTGCCCCTCCACTGGCTGCCCGCTGGCTATATC GATTCTGTATGGACTAAGAAGTGTGGACCTGTGCCAACAGCCTGCACATGGGGGTCAGATTCTG TTGTTCATCTTACTGCAGTCTCCATTGACCCTGCGGATGCAAATGTGCGAGAAAAAAACTATCTAGGGCCTCTGGCCACCTTCAATCGTAATCAACATGCACATGTCATTGAAAACCATCATTGCCATGTCTGTGATGTAAATGT GTTCTTTTTGAATAGTGTGCTGTCTGCCATTCTGGGCCTTGGGCTTCTGCTGCTCGTTGCTTGCTACGTCTTTGTGGAGTTCTTCATTAACCCCATGATGCTTCGCTCTGACCAGCACTACGAAG TTCTAAAGAACCACACGGACGTCTGGTTTGtgtttcttcctgctgctcctgttgAGACTGGGGCTCCAGCCATTTTGGTTCCAGCTGGGACTTTTATTCTACTGAGCCTAGTGACCGTGTTCCTGCTAGGCCACCTCTTGACCTTTCACATCTATCTTA TGTGGAACAAGCTGACTACGTATGAGTACATCCTGCAGCAGCGTCCCCAGCAAGAGGCTAAAGAGGCAGACAAGCAACTGGAATCTTGTCCCTCCCAAGTGATCCCCAGTCAG gaagtGGACTTTTTTTCAGGTAACCCTGGCTATACAGACCCTGGTATTCAGGTAGAGGACTTTGCAACAGTAACTTCAGGAAAAGG CTTTTCAAAGCTCTACATCCACAATGATGAAGCTGATCCTGAGCAGACCACCTCTCCTGACCTCCCATCTCTTCACTTTGCCGTCCCTTCACAG agacagaagaaaagacgAAAGAAGACGCACAAGACTTCTTCTGCAGCAACGGAGAGCAGATCTAAAACACATGCTAGACCTTGGCCCTCTTTCCCAGGTCCTCAGTCAG AGTTtccagccacagctgctgccacctcctcttCCCACAGTCTTCGCCTCGTAGTGCCAGCTTTCCCTCTGAGAGCTGctgtgccccccagcagcactggtCCCATCCAGGCGGCGGGACCCCCGGCTGACTATCACTCAGAGTCTGCTGAGTCCATGGATGAAATTCCTGTGGCTCAGACTCACCTTGGGAACACAGCCCCTCATGGTCCTTCTAAGAATAGCTCAAGCAATGCTCAGCATTATCCTGTGTCCACGGACAATCCCAGAGGTGACAGGGAGAAGAACCTGTATTCTGGGCACaaggtaaaaaggaaaaggtgcCAGCAAGACAGACACATGGAACAAGACCTGGAACTTTTTTCTAAGATTCCTGCTGTGTTTGTAAGTAAGAGCAGTGGAGAACCTCAACTGtcacagccccagcctgctgggaACACATCTGAGCCACACCACAGAAAATGCACCAGCAAGCAGCATTTGGGCAGACACAATCCACGCTTAAAGGACATAAGGACAAACACCACAGTGGCCTAG
- the ZDHHC1 gene encoding palmitoyltransferase ZDHHC1 isoform X2, with protein MNICNKPPNKTAPENFGEAVPEVQVQHARRNGWSWPLHPFQIIAWLLYLFFALVGFGILVPLLPLHWLPAGYIDSVWTKKCGPVPTACTWGSDSVSIDPADANVREKNYLGPLATFNRNQHAHVIENHHCHVCDVNVSAKSKHCGTCNKCVCGFDHHCKWLNNCVGERNYWFFLNSVLSAILGLGLLLLVACYVFVEFFINPMMLRSDQHYEVLKNHTDVWFVFLPAAPVETGAPAILVPAGTFILLSLVTVFLLGHLLTFHIYLMWNKLTTYEYILQQRPQQEAKEADKQLESCPSQVIPSQEVDFFSGNPGYTDPGIQVEDFATVTSGKGFSKLYIHNDEADPEQTTSPDLPSLHFAVPSQRQKKRRKKTHKTSSAATESRSKTHARPWPSFPGPQSEFPATAAATSSSHSLRLVVPAFPLRAAVPPSSTGPIQAAGPPADYHSESAESMDEIPVAQTHLGNTAPHGPSKNSSSNAQHYPVSTDNPRGDREKNLYSGHKVKRKRCQQDRHMEQDLELFSKIPAVFVSKSSGEPQLSQPQPAGNTSEPHHRKCTSKQHLGRHNPRLKDIRTNTTVA; from the exons atgAATATCTGCAATAAGCCTCCTAATAAGACAGCTCCAGAGAATTTCGGCGAAGCTGTTCCTGAGGTGCAGGTCCAACACGCTCGAAGGAATGGCTGGAGCTGGCCTCTGCACCCTTTCCAGATTATTGCCTGGTTGCTGTACCTCTTCTTTGCACTGGTTGGCTTTGGAATCCTTGTTCCTCTCCTGCCCCTCCACTGGCTGCCCGCTGGCTATATC GATTCTGTATGGACTAAGAAGTGTGGACCTGTGCCAACAGCCTGCACATGGGGGTCAGATTCTG TCTCCATTGACCCTGCGGATGCAAATGTGCGAGAAAAAAACTATCTAGGGCCTCTGGCCACCTTCAATCGTAATCAACATGCACATGTCATTGAAAACCATCATTGCCATGTCTGTGATGTAAATGT GAGTGCCAAATCAAAGCACTGTGGAACTTGcaataaatgtgtgtgtggcTTTGATCACCACTGCAAATGGCTCAACAACTGTGTGGGAGAGAGGAATTACTG GTTCTTTTTGAATAGTGTGCTGTCTGCCATTCTGGGCCTTGGGCTTCTGCTGCTCGTTGCTTGCTACGTCTTTGTGGAGTTCTTCATTAACCCCATGATGCTTCGCTCTGACCAGCACTACGAAG TTCTAAAGAACCACACGGACGTCTGGTTTGtgtttcttcctgctgctcctgttgAGACTGGGGCTCCAGCCATTTTGGTTCCAGCTGGGACTTTTATTCTACTGAGCCTAGTGACCGTGTTCCTGCTAGGCCACCTCTTGACCTTTCACATCTATCTTA TGTGGAACAAGCTGACTACGTATGAGTACATCCTGCAGCAGCGTCCCCAGCAAGAGGCTAAAGAGGCAGACAAGCAACTGGAATCTTGTCCCTCCCAAGTGATCCCCAGTCAG gaagtGGACTTTTTTTCAGGTAACCCTGGCTATACAGACCCTGGTATTCAGGTAGAGGACTTTGCAACAGTAACTTCAGGAAAAGG CTTTTCAAAGCTCTACATCCACAATGATGAAGCTGATCCTGAGCAGACCACCTCTCCTGACCTCCCATCTCTTCACTTTGCCGTCCCTTCACAG agacagaagaaaagacgAAAGAAGACGCACAAGACTTCTTCTGCAGCAACGGAGAGCAGATCTAAAACACATGCTAGACCTTGGCCCTCTTTCCCAGGTCCTCAGTCAG AGTTtccagccacagctgctgccacctcctcttCCCACAGTCTTCGCCTCGTAGTGCCAGCTTTCCCTCTGAGAGCTGctgtgccccccagcagcactggtCCCATCCAGGCGGCGGGACCCCCGGCTGACTATCACTCAGAGTCTGCTGAGTCCATGGATGAAATTCCTGTGGCTCAGACTCACCTTGGGAACACAGCCCCTCATGGTCCTTCTAAGAATAGCTCAAGCAATGCTCAGCATTATCCTGTGTCCACGGACAATCCCAGAGGTGACAGGGAGAAGAACCTGTATTCTGGGCACaaggtaaaaaggaaaaggtgcCAGCAAGACAGACACATGGAACAAGACCTGGAACTTTTTTCTAAGATTCCTGCTGTGTTTGTAAGTAAGAGCAGTGGAGAACCTCAACTGtcacagccccagcctgctgggaACACATCTGAGCCACACCACAGAAAATGCACCAGCAAGCAGCATTTGGGCAGACACAATCCACGCTTAAAGGACATAAGGACAAACACCACAGTGGCCTAG
- the ZDHHC1 gene encoding palmitoyltransferase ZDHHC1 isoform X3, whose product MNICNKPPNKTAPENFGEAVPEVQVQHARRNGWSWPLHPFQIIAWLLYLFFALVGFGILVPLLPLHWLPAGYICPGVCFIYHLVVHLTAVSIDPADANVREKNYLGPLATFNRNQHAHVIENHHCHVCDVNVSAKSKHCGTCNKCVCGFDHHCKWLNNCVGERNYWFFLNSVLSAILGLGLLLLVACYVFVEFFINPMMLRSDQHYEVLKNHTDVWFVFLPAAPVETGAPAILVPAGTFILLSLVTVFLLGHLLTFHIYLMWNKLTTYEYILQQRPQQEAKEADKQLESCPSQVIPSQEVDFFSGNPGYTDPGIQVEDFATVTSGKGFSKLYIHNDEADPEQTTSPDLPSLHFAVPSQRQKKRRKKTHKTSSAATESRSKTHARPWPSFPGPQSEFPATAAATSSSHSLRLVVPAFPLRAAVPPSSTGPIQAAGPPADYHSESAESMDEIPVAQTHLGNTAPHGPSKNSSSNAQHYPVSTDNPRGDREKNLYSGHKVKRKRCQQDRHMEQDLELFSKIPAVFVSKSSGEPQLSQPQPAGNTSEPHHRKCTSKQHLGRHNPRLKDIRTNTTVA is encoded by the exons atgAATATCTGCAATAAGCCTCCTAATAAGACAGCTCCAGAGAATTTCGGCGAAGCTGTTCCTGAGGTGCAGGTCCAACACGCTCGAAGGAATGGCTGGAGCTGGCCTCTGCACCCTTTCCAGATTATTGCCTGGTTGCTGTACCTCTTCTTTGCACTGGTTGGCTTTGGAATCCTTGTTCCTCTCCTGCCCCTCCACTGGCTGCCCGCTGGCTATATC TGTCCAGGAGTGTGTTTTATCTATCATTTAGTTGTTCATCTTACTGCAGTCTCCATTGACCCTGCGGATGCAAATGTGCGAGAAAAAAACTATCTAGGGCCTCTGGCCACCTTCAATCGTAATCAACATGCACATGTCATTGAAAACCATCATTGCCATGTCTGTGATGTAAATGT GAGTGCCAAATCAAAGCACTGTGGAACTTGcaataaatgtgtgtgtggcTTTGATCACCACTGCAAATGGCTCAACAACTGTGTGGGAGAGAGGAATTACTG GTTCTTTTTGAATAGTGTGCTGTCTGCCATTCTGGGCCTTGGGCTTCTGCTGCTCGTTGCTTGCTACGTCTTTGTGGAGTTCTTCATTAACCCCATGATGCTTCGCTCTGACCAGCACTACGAAG TTCTAAAGAACCACACGGACGTCTGGTTTGtgtttcttcctgctgctcctgttgAGACTGGGGCTCCAGCCATTTTGGTTCCAGCTGGGACTTTTATTCTACTGAGCCTAGTGACCGTGTTCCTGCTAGGCCACCTCTTGACCTTTCACATCTATCTTA TGTGGAACAAGCTGACTACGTATGAGTACATCCTGCAGCAGCGTCCCCAGCAAGAGGCTAAAGAGGCAGACAAGCAACTGGAATCTTGTCCCTCCCAAGTGATCCCCAGTCAG gaagtGGACTTTTTTTCAGGTAACCCTGGCTATACAGACCCTGGTATTCAGGTAGAGGACTTTGCAACAGTAACTTCAGGAAAAGG CTTTTCAAAGCTCTACATCCACAATGATGAAGCTGATCCTGAGCAGACCACCTCTCCTGACCTCCCATCTCTTCACTTTGCCGTCCCTTCACAG agacagaagaaaagacgAAAGAAGACGCACAAGACTTCTTCTGCAGCAACGGAGAGCAGATCTAAAACACATGCTAGACCTTGGCCCTCTTTCCCAGGTCCTCAGTCAG AGTTtccagccacagctgctgccacctcctcttCCCACAGTCTTCGCCTCGTAGTGCCAGCTTTCCCTCTGAGAGCTGctgtgccccccagcagcactggtCCCATCCAGGCGGCGGGACCCCCGGCTGACTATCACTCAGAGTCTGCTGAGTCCATGGATGAAATTCCTGTGGCTCAGACTCACCTTGGGAACACAGCCCCTCATGGTCCTTCTAAGAATAGCTCAAGCAATGCTCAGCATTATCCTGTGTCCACGGACAATCCCAGAGGTGACAGGGAGAAGAACCTGTATTCTGGGCACaaggtaaaaaggaaaaggtgcCAGCAAGACAGACACATGGAACAAGACCTGGAACTTTTTTCTAAGATTCCTGCTGTGTTTGTAAGTAAGAGCAGTGGAGAACCTCAACTGtcacagccccagcctgctgggaACACATCTGAGCCACACCACAGAAAATGCACCAGCAAGCAGCATTTGGGCAGACACAATCCACGCTTAAAGGACATAAGGACAAACACCACAGTGGCCTAG